From Draconibacterium halophilum, one genomic window encodes:
- the fucK gene encoding L-fuculokinase, which translates to MPEKDLAIVFDCGATNLRVIAMDVHGKIVASESTANNTSPDPEFPGGVIWDVEEMWAKLCSASQKVMGAIDTKRIAGVTVTTFGVDGAFVDSAGKMLYPVISWQCQRTTPVMNEIGKYIPLEELYAEAATFPYAFNTINKFIWMKENRPEVIEKAYRFLFITSLFIFKLTGELRNDATMAGTSMLMDMQKQQPSEKIFAALDIRNDILGDIAESGEPAGAVHQKAETETGIPANVPVFFGGHDTQFAVFGSGAKENELVLSSGTWEIIMARSAGFKSTKKELEAQLTTEMDAEKGLCNIGQNYLASGILEWFAKNFYSELSGDALYAKMIFDAGEVHPGESSVWVNPSFYGEGGSNNFGTINGLTINTTRGEIYRAFLESLAYRLRYGIEALENAGGFKAEKIICVGGGSKNYLWNQLRADICNLPIQLVDQKETTVLGAALFVFAGSGVAKSPEGARKLVDYNPKIIEPSESQKLYGELYQAFKERMQYI; encoded by the coding sequence ATGCCTGAAAAAGATCTGGCAATAGTATTCGATTGCGGAGCCACAAATCTGCGGGTGATCGCCATGGATGTACATGGCAAAATTGTGGCTTCGGAATCGACTGCAAACAATACAAGTCCCGATCCCGAATTTCCGGGGGGCGTAATCTGGGATGTGGAAGAAATGTGGGCAAAACTTTGCTCTGCATCGCAAAAAGTAATGGGCGCCATCGATACAAAACGAATTGCCGGCGTAACCGTTACAACTTTTGGGGTTGATGGTGCATTTGTGGACAGTGCAGGCAAAATGCTTTACCCGGTCATTTCGTGGCAATGTCAGCGTACAACGCCTGTTATGAACGAGATTGGGAAATATATTCCACTTGAAGAACTGTATGCCGAAGCTGCCACTTTTCCGTATGCGTTTAATACTATCAATAAATTTATCTGGATGAAGGAAAACCGGCCTGAGGTAATTGAAAAGGCCTATCGTTTTTTGTTTATCACCTCGCTGTTTATTTTTAAGCTAACGGGCGAATTGCGGAACGACGCTACTATGGCCGGTACCTCTATGTTGATGGATATGCAAAAGCAGCAACCCTCGGAGAAGATATTTGCAGCGCTGGACATTCGAAATGATATTTTGGGTGATATCGCTGAATCCGGAGAACCGGCAGGAGCCGTTCATCAAAAGGCTGAAACTGAAACGGGGATTCCGGCAAATGTACCGGTGTTTTTTGGCGGACACGATACACAGTTTGCGGTATTTGGTTCGGGAGCAAAAGAAAATGAACTGGTGCTGAGCAGTGGAACCTGGGAAATAATTATGGCGCGTAGTGCCGGGTTTAAATCGACAAAAAAGGAACTTGAAGCGCAGTTGACCACCGAAATGGATGCCGAGAAGGGACTTTGTAATATAGGGCAGAATTACCTGGCTTCGGGAATACTGGAGTGGTTTGCCAAAAATTTCTATTCGGAACTAAGCGGTGATGCTTTGTACGCTAAAATGATTTTTGATGCGGGTGAAGTTCATCCCGGAGAATCTTCGGTTTGGGTAAATCCTTCGTTTTACGGCGAAGGTGGAAGCAACAATTTTGGTACAATTAACGGTTTAACGATAAATACAACAAGGGGGGAAATATACCGGGCATTTCTTGAAAGCCTGGCGTATCGTTTGCGATATGGAATAGAAGCGCTGGAAAATGCTGGCGGTTTTAAAGCTGAGAAAATAATTTGCGTGGGTGGTGGATCAAAAAACTATCTTTGGAATCAATTGCGTGCTGATATTTGCAATTTACCCATACAACTGGTCGATCAGAAGGAAACAACCGTTTTGGGAGCAGCCTTGTTTGTGTTTGCCGGAAGTGGCGTGGCAAAATCACCCGAAGGAGCCCGGAAGTTGGTGGATTATAATCCTAAAATTATTGAGCCATCAGAAAGTCAAAAGCTGTACGGCGAATTGTATCAGGCATTTAAAGAACGCATGCAATACATTTAA